In Phragmites australis chromosome 18, lpPhrAust1.1, whole genome shotgun sequence, the genomic window GCAGGAACAGCAGCAAATAAAGATACAACCTGTTCAGGTATCCTATGATACAAGCATGATCACACAGCTATCTGATCATCAAATGAAAATACAACTATTGAAGGCTCTACAGCCACAGCAGCCTCTGATCATGGAGCAGCAGAAAATGATCCTGGATTTGCAGCAACAAATGGTAAACTCCCAGTCAACTGCTCAGCAGTGTGCACAGGTAGCTAACCAAGTGATTGGCATGCATAACAGTAGCACTATGCAGTACCTGACGCAGCAAAAGACTCAACCTCAGCAACCAATTCAAGATTCTCCTGGGAATTCTGTTTCTGTTGCAAAATCAGAAATTGTTACTTCCATAGGTGCTCGCTCTTTGCATGTGCCTGCTGGAGTGCAGTCATGGAAGATGGATTATGTCCCCCCTTCTTCAACATCAGCATCCCCAAACAGTAATCCTGTTATTTTGCAATCAATACCAAGTAGCTCCAAGAACCAAAGTTTACTTATTGCAGCAAAGACACCTCAATCATCTGTTGTATTGGGCCCTACAATTGAACAGGAAACGAAGCCTTATCAGAGTACAAAGCAAACAGTGATGATTCCCAAGACGACTGAACAAAGGCCAGCTACTGGGCAAGACTTCATGAACAACACTCCTCagatggagtatttggacacGTCCTCTTCAGCTACTTCAGTTTGCCTTTCTCAGGCTGATGGATCATTGCAACAGCCACCTTCATCCTTCAATCGGCATCAGCTGTTGAGAGACACAGTTCCAGATAGCGAGTTTGAGGTTACAGATGCAGGAAATAACCTTCTATTTGGGGTAAACACTGATGGCCAACTGGAGTCTCTTAATGCAGATGCTTTGCTTGCAAATAACATTGAAACCGAGAAATACCTGGATCAGATGCCAGGAAATGGCATCTCTAACTACATTTCATCAAAGGATTCTCACCAAGAGTTATCATCTTCAATGCTTTCGCATTCATTTGGTGTTGCTGATATGGCATTCAATTCTATAGATTCTTCAATCAATGATGCCCCATTCTTAAACAGAAATTCCTGGGCTCCAGCTCCTGCACATCAACGAATGCGAACCTACACCAAGGTATGCTATTTGGCTTTAGCTCCAGTTCGTCATTTCACAACAATATGAAATTATCTATCGAGCTGCTTTGCACTTTACAGTATTCCATAGGAATACTTTAGTATGGAGTTCGAGTAAACTATTTAACCATCCAGAGTATTACcgcttctagatggcccaaaaAATACTTTAGTATGGTGTTCAAGCAAATTATTTCTTCTTACCTGTGAAGGGGTTGATAAAGCTAACTTCAACGCCAAATGATGGCCCAAAATTATGTTTGCTATCTCTTTGTTAATTAAATCAGTTCATGGCAGTAGACATAGGTTATAGCAAATTTAtattttgtgttgttttatTCTGTCATTGTTTAGAAGATTGATGCAATAAATTGTAAACAATGTTCATGAAATAATATGAGTGCATGCTCACTCTCGCATAAGCACTGTACTGACCAAAGGATTTATGTACAGGTGCACAAACGTGGTGCTGTAGGAAGATCTATCGACATCAACCGGTATTCTGGATATGATGAGCTGAAACATGACATTGCCCGGATGTTTGGTATTGAGGGGCAACTCAGTGACCAAAATAGAGTTGGCTGGAAGCTAGTATATGAAGATCACGAAAAGGATGTTCTATTAATTGGTGATGACCCATGGGAGTAAGTCATATAAGCTTGTTTTTCATTTCCCAAACAAAGCCAACTAGCATGCAGACAACTAGCATTGATTTCTGCAAGGGAAAGGCTACTAAACAAATTCAACGGTGACAGTGGGAAATGCAACACCTTGAACGATTTTGGCATTTTGATTGATGCTTCAATCTTTAATCGTGATATGCATTCGGTGCTGTGGGTAGAATGGTATTGTTAACTTTAACTAAATACttactgataaaaaaaatatatggagAAACTCAAAAAATGAACTGTTTCATTTAGAttgataaataaaataaatgagaCCAAATTGTCTTCAATTCTTCATCCTTATTCATTTAGTTACCATATCTAACTCTTTTTTGCCACTTTGGTAATTAAAGATTGGTGGCTTTGCATTTGTAGGGACTTTGTGAACTGCGTGCGGTGCATCAGGATTCTCTCTCCACAGGAAGAAATGCAAATGAGATTGGTTGGGGACTTTGGAGACAGCTTTCTACCCAACCAAGCATGCAGCAGTTCAGATGGGGGTCAGCCCTGGAGGTTCACTGGTGACTAGAAAGTATAAAGTTGTCAGCTTAGATTCACTGATTTGAATTACCAATATATCTACTGATGCCAGAAGATCGACATTGTTATCTGTCAGTCTCAAATAATGCGAAGTATGGGCGATGATATTTGGGGCACCGGATTTCTGAATGTAGAGTAAACTTATACACTATGAAGGTCATGCAAACAGTGAACATTAGAAGGAGAACGAGTTGCAATGCAGTATTGCAGTGGAGAAGTTCCTCCACGAAATGTACTTCATCATCCGTCTCTGTTGTAGTCTTGTAGATGTAGTTATTCTGCTATGTTTTGACAGCCTTACAATCCATATACTACAGTTACCCGCACCTATATATATCTTTGTTGTACATGCTTTTGTTGTAAGCGGTAACCCAGAGGTTGTCACTTGTCAGGCATCGCCATTTATAAGTTGCTAAAGAATACAGATCCAACTGGAGAGAGTCAGTTTGCATAGGTTTCATTGACCATGAACTCTCTGCCTACCTTGATTCCCTTTGTTCCTCCTCCCCAAACCCTTGGTGGACACCGAAATCCGCAAGTGCAATTTTGGATTTAAGCCAAAAGTTTTCAAATTCGAGCTGAAACGTTTTTATTCTTTAAGATTAAAGTAGAAAATTCTGATTTGTTTTAGTTGAAGCTAGTATAGTCATCACTCACTGACTAGTGTTTAGGAAGGACACTCGCTGACTGGTGGGTCCCATGATGCATCGACGAAGAAGGCTTCGGAATTTAAGCACGTGGAGGGAGCAATTTGGTCGCCATCTCCCTCTCTGAGCGCGCCGCCGCGAGCGCCAACGACTCGGCGCCGGAGGCGAGGCCGGCGACTAGACGGAGCGTCACCTTGCGCTTCACGCTCTCTTTCATCAGGTCACCCTCTCTCCGCCATTGTAGATCACCTTATCACCTCTATAGCTCAGATAAGGAACCCTTGCGAAGGGATCGCTCTTGGCTGTgcagcgccgccaccgcctggGATCAGTGACGATGGCGGTGAGCCCGGAGCTGGAGGGCCTGCGGCGCATCGTGCCCTCCCGCTTCATCTCCTTCTCTTTCCCCAATCCTCTCCTCCGGGACGCCTCCAACCCTTACGGGGACGGCGCGGCGGAGTTCCTCCGGGTGTCCGTTCTCGATTCTCCCCTCCCTTCCCCGTCCGTCCCTCAGACGGCGGCGATGCTTGTCCCGGCCGGTCGGCACCGTGACTGGATCTTCTCCACCCGCGccggccacctccacctcctcctctcgaCGCAGTTCTCCCGTCTCATACTCGTTGGCCCCGAGCTCCCTGCGCCTCTTCCTCGGGTCATTTCTTGCGTCGCTCGCCCGGACCCGGACCCTGCTCACGCTCggctcctccccctccttcttGCTCTCTGCCCCAGCGCTGCGTTCCGGGACAACGCCGTCCCTGACATCCCGTTGCTCTCCTTCCAGGATGACCTCCTTCGGCTTGCTCCTGTCAAGGTTGTCGCCGGCCCGGTTGTCGGCGAGATGGTTGTCGAGGACGTGGCCATTCACTTCGCTTCTGGTCCAGCCGAGTTGCGCCGCAGGCTGCGCTTCAAGCGCATGCCCTGCCTTGTGCAGACCCAGGTGCGCCTTGCATGTCAGTCGCCTGCTGttccttcttcttcattgttggAAGCGCTGGAGGAGGAAGCGTCAGGTGGTTTGTTACAGCCCGAGGCAGGTGGACCTTTAGCCCAGCCTTACCTCCAAGCCATGGTTGCCGGTCTCGGAGTGATTGCGCCTTCAATTGAGGAGAGTATTCAGTCAGGTGTTAGGCCTAAGTGTCTCTGTGCTGGGCTTGGAGGTGGATCGCTCCCCATGTCCATCAGAATGGGACTTCAGTTCAATGTTCTAGGTGTAGAGGCCGATGGTGTTGTCCTGGATGTTGCAAGGAAATATTTTGGACTGATGGAGGATGAGTTCCTTCGTGCCCATGTTGGCGACGCAATTCAGATGATCCAGGATTTTGCTCGACAACGGGAGCCTGATATGAATTTCAGTGCAGTTATGGTGGATCTTGATTCCTCGGATGCTATGTGTGGTGTCAGTGCGCCACCATTGGAGATGACTCATGGAAGTGTCCTTCTTGCTGCACGCACAATCCTATGTCATCATGGAGTTTTGATTCTGAATGTGATCCCCCCTCCTGCAGATGGATTTTTCTACAAGGGGCTGATTGATGATCTTCGCCAAGTTTTCTCAGAACTGTATGAAATAGATGTTGGTAATGGCGAGAATTTTGTTCTTATTGCCACGGTCTCACCGGTTGAAACGACCCTCACCAAGAATTCAGGATACTTTCTGACAGAATTGAGGAAATTAGCTGGGGACTTTTTGGAACATATCAGGAAAATTTGACATCCAAGTCATTATGTGTTTTGTTCCAATTAGCCTCCACAAAGGCCGGTCCATACACTTACTGTTGAGAACTTGAGATGGCTATTTGCTGCTGCATATACCACAGCTATTCCTAAATGCCAAACTGTGGAGTGCGTACTGTTGTGTCTAGACAGGTAACAATAGCATTGAGATGTCAGTGCAAACAAGTTTTAACCATTATAAGCCAGTAAGAATCTCATCGAGACAGCAGTAGACCCTGCAATGTCCAAAATCAGTTTTAGATTGACTCTGGTATTGTTTTGGAAAATGAAGATAGATGCTGTAACTCTTATTGTAGCTCTTGAAGTGTTTAGGAAATTGGGGCTTCCTGTACACCCATTTACTCAGTAATTTTGATAACGTTGTAATGAACCTCTACAATGTTTGGTTTCAGTATACGAAGGCTTGAGAGTTCTCTCTCGTTTCGGGGAAGATGTACGCAGCCTGTTTGCGGTGCAGATGCTGGTGTATCACAACAAGAAGAATGGTTTTAGACCACTGATCATCAGGAAGCCTTTCTGCTTAGCTAGATTGTGGGAGTGGGATTCATTCACATGACTCCAGTCTTGTGGGCCGATGCTCACCTCATTTTATGTGCTGTGTGCCTGCCCTTCGATGTAATATTCAGACAGAATGTATCTGCTTGCGTTGAGTTTGCATGGTGATACCTTGCCAGGTCATTTTGTGGCTGTAGATTGGTTGCTGTAGAAACAAGTGCATCCAAATGTCCAGTACTCCGTACCTGCCGTGTATACACACCACCTGGCATGAGAGCAGAACCTCTGATTATAAGCTTTGAAGGCTAAAGAACACAAAAATCTTCATGAGAATATCTCTGCATGAAGAAGTTATTTGGGCAACCGATGCTGCCTAATGCAGAGGTTGTTGACATTGCAAGTTCTACGATATTAAAACCCTATGAGGTTGTTAACATGGAACGAGAGGATATGTAACTTTGACAATCTGTAAAACTATTCTTCAGGAATATTTTGCTGTTAGTACTATGGACGCAAGCACGCACACCATGCTCATGGCCACATACATCTACGCGATTGTGTTTTAGCACACGTCTTAATAAGATTGAAAGTATAATCTCAATTAGTATAGACATGCGCTTTGACAACTGAATACACTCTCATGTGCATATATTATTCTTCTTAAGATTTAATTCTAATAAAATACGAGTATATATGCCGAGTCTAGAACTTGAATCTGGATGAACATATTCCATATAAGAATCCTAATCAACTATGCTCAGTTCACTACCGTGAATGATCTATGATGGCATCACAATACGGGTTGCCGGTTGCCAATAGCGTGAAAGGCATTCGATCAGATGGTCGAAGGCTGAGGAAGTGAATGGTTGTGATTAAAGGAGGGAAATGTTGCTACTGTATTTTCCCGAGAGTGCAGTGTTGTCGCTACTGATGGGGAAACAGTTGCATTGAGAGGCGACCGGAGTTGAGCGTACCAATGGAAACTTACAAATATTTATGTGTCATGACTGACAGTGAAGCCATTGAAAAATGTTTACATGAATCCAGCAGCAAATCTAGATAATAACGAGGTGATGCACTACACGTAGCAATATACACTATTTTGTTGTTTAAATGTGGTAACTTGTATTTGAGGGAGGATAATTCTTTTTTTACTGTTGAGAAATTGCTGTTATCGAGCGTAATTTAGTGATTCTACGAGAGAACGATTATAAAAGAGAGACATAATGTAGGGGAAAgactatatattatttatttatctgtgtttacaatgaggAATATTGTCTCGTATATATAGTGTTAAAAACCcttaagagatagaatcaatcTCCAAGAGATAAAAGACCTATTTCTATAAGGTCAAATCTTTAGAGATCGAGACGGATCCAAATTCTATTGTAAACTTCCAGGTTTCCTAATACTCCCTTTGAGCACTTCTCGTGAAaggcataagtctcaccaaaactccccaaaaacccagtaaaaaaattaggagaaagagtacatagcttaCGACATGGTCATacgaattgcctcattaaaaaccttaacataAGAAATTTCAGGAAAACtcatctaagaaaaaaatagtacaattcacctaaaaatacttcatataatcttcatgattaactttagACACTTAATTTTCtcgactaagatttaattcttcatatcggtattatgtgaaaattcttctcctgaaatatgcaactctctaagcctcatcatcccaatgccacGAACACTTCTTTCAAAAGT contains:
- the LOC133899166 gene encoding uncharacterized protein LOC133899166 is translated as MAVSPELEGLRRIVPSRFISFSFPNPLLRDASNPYGDGAAEFLRVSVLDSPLPSPSVPQTAAMLVPAGRHRDWIFSTRAGHLHLLLSTQFSRLILVGPELPAPLPRVISCVARPDPDPAHARLLPLLLALCPSAAFRDNAVPDIPLLSFQDDLLRLAPVKVVAGPVVGEMVVEDVAIHFASGPAELRRRLRFKRMPCLVQTQVRLACQSPAVPSSSLLEALEEEASGGLLQPEAGGPLAQPYLQAMVAGLGVIAPSIEESIQSGVRPKCLCAGLGGGSLPMSIRMGLQFNVLGVEADGVVLDVARKYFGLMEDEFLRAHVGDAIQMIQDFARQREPDMNFSAVMVDLDSSDAMCGVSAPPLEMTHGSVLLAARTILCHHGVLILNVIPPPADGFFYKGLIDDLRQVFSELYEIDVGNGENFVLIATVSPVETTLTKNSGYFLTELRKLAGDFLEHIRKI